One genomic segment of Zonotrichia albicollis isolate bZonAlb1 chromosome 34, bZonAlb1.hap1, whole genome shotgun sequence includes these proteins:
- the LOC141726356 gene encoding LOW QUALITY PROTEIN: REST corepressor 2-like (The sequence of the model RefSeq protein was modified relative to this genomic sequence to represent the inferred CDS: inserted 2 bases in 2 codons; deleted 1 base in 1 codon): MPAVMEKPSGILSRSRAKAGGGAPGPPHSEDEASEDEHGHDSMIRVGADYQAVIPDCKPESPARYSNKELKGMLVWAPNHCVSDAKRYIAMAKDKHGYNIEQALGMLLWHKHDVEKSLADLANFTPFPDEWTVEDKVLFEQAFSLHGKSFARIQQMLPDKLIPSLVKYYYSWKKTRSRTSVMDRQXRRLLGRRDRDDSNDDTDEHRPSPEGDLEPADPKKEPCLAKAGPRKEPQYRHHPPARQRRRPPRGMRLSREDVAEVTANPDLGARALRQLDCQLVALKRQVQRIKQINSGLRQALDGGLEGLRPPEGHSKFSSRWTTDEQLLVVQALRRYGRDFXAVAAVLGNKTAAQVRSFVLGPRRRPGWSGSCSGAGAGGAPRGGGGGGGGGADHRRFPPGPAPAALLGPSPGRGPAPLAPACPAPSAAPGPAPAPPPALPRPPPPLQPGRAPPPLLRPGHAPAARPRPPAAGHAPPR, from the exons ATGCCGGCGGTGATGGAGAAGCCCTCGGGGATCCTGTCCCGCAGCCGCGCCAAGGCGGGCGGGGGCGCACCGGGACCCCCCCACTCCGAGGACGAGGCCAGCGAGGACGAGCACGGCCACG ACAGCATGATCCGCGTGGGCGCCGATTACCAGGCGGTGATTCCCGACTGCAAACCAG agAGCCCCGCTCGCTACAGCAACAAGGAGCTCAAGGGGATGCTGGTGTGGGCCCCCAACCACTGCGTGTCCGACGCCAAAC GGTACATCGCCATGGCCAAGGACAAGCACGGCTACAACATCGAGCAG GCGCTGGGCATGCTGCTGTGGCACAAACACGACGTGGAGAAGTCCCTGGCTGACCTGGCCAACTTCACCCCGTTCCCGGACGAGTGGACGGTGGAGGACAAGGTGCTGTTCGAGCAGGCCTTCAGCCTG CACGGCAAGAGCTTCGCCCGCATCCAGCAGatg CTCCCCGACAAGCTGATCCCCAGCCTGGTCAAGTACTATTACTCGTGGAAGAAGACCCGGTCCCGCACCAGCGTCATGGACCGGC CGCGGCGGCTGCTGGGGCGGCGCGACCGCGACGACAG CAATGACGACACCGACGAGCACCGACCGAGCCCCGAGGGGGACCTGGAGCCTGCGGACCCCAAAAAAGAG CCGTGCCTGGCCAAGGCGGGCCCGCGCAAGGAGCCGCAGTACCGGCACCACCCCCCGGCGCGGCAGCGGCGCCGCCCCCCCCGCGGGATGCGCCTGAGCCGCGAGGACGTGGCCGAGGTGACGGCGAACCCCGACCTGGGCGCGCGGGCCCTGCGCCAGCTCGACTGCCAGCTGGTGGCGCTCAAACGGCAG GTTCAGCGCATCAAGCAGATCAACAGCGGCCTCAGGCAGGCGCTGGACGGGGGCCTGGAGGGGCTGCGGCCGCCTGAG GGTCACAGCAAATTCAGCTCGCGCTGGACCACGGACgagcagctgctggtggtgcAGG CCCTGCGCCGTTACGGCCGCGATT CGGCGGTGGCGGCCGTGCTGGGGAACAAGACGGCGGCGCAGGTTCGGAGCTTCGTGCTGGGCCCGCGGCGGCGCCCGGGCTGGAGCGGCTCctgcagcggggccggggccgggggagccccccggggaggaggaggaggaggaggaggag GTGCAGATCACCGGCGTttcccgcccggccccgcccccgccgccctcctcggcccctcccccgggcgcggccccgcccccctcGCGCCCGCCTGCCCCGCCCCCTCTGctgcgcccggccccgccccggccccgccccccgcgctCCCGCGGCCACCGCCCCCCCtccagcccggccgggccccgccCCCGCTGCTCCGCCCTGGCCACGCCCCCGCCGCCAGGCCACGCCCCCCGGCTGCTGGCCACGCCCCGCCCCGCTGA
- the NAA40 gene encoding N-alpha-acetyltransferase 40 isoform X2: protein MGRKSGRAKEKKQRRLEERAAMAAVCAKVEAANKLRDPLEAFPVFKKYDRNGLDVSIECCRVSVLEPPTLDWAFELTKANMQSLYEQSEWGWKEREKRAELRDERSWFLLAREAAAARPVAFCSFRFDVECGDEVLYCYEVQLESRVRRRGLGKFLLQILQLVANRFEVDASSPSVSGCCGDDSSYEILSRSTRFGEPHPGGGPCAGCCH, encoded by the exons ATGGGG AGGAAGTCGGGCCGGGCCAAGGAGAAGAAGCAGCGGCGGCTGGAGGAGCGCGCGGCCATGGCAGCCGTGTGTGCCAAGGTGGAGGCGGCCAACAAG CTCCGGGATCCCCTCGAGGCCTTCCCGGTGTTCAAAAAGTACGACAGGAACGG GCTGGACGTGTCCATCGAGTGCTGCCGGGTGTCCGTTCTGGAGCCGCCCACGCTGGACTGGGCCTTTGAGCTGACCAAGGCCAACATGCAGAGCCT GTACGAGCAGAGCGAGTGGGGCTGGAAGGAGCGCGAGAAGCGGGCGGAGCTGCGGGACGAGCGCTCCTGGTTCCTGCTGGCccgcgaggcggcggcggcgcggccggTGGCGTTCTGCAGCTTCCGGTTCGACGTGGAGTGCGGGGACGAGGTGCTCTACTG TTACGAGGTGCAGCTGGAGAGCCGCGTGCGGCGCCGGGGGCTGGGCAAGTTCCTGCTGCAGATCCTGCAGCTCGTGGCCAACAG gTTCGAGGTGGACGCCTCCTCCCCGAGCGTCTCCGGCTGCTGCGGGGACGATTCCTCCTACGAGATCCTGAGCAGGAGCACCCGGTTCGGGGAGCCCCATCCCGGAGGGGGGCCCTGcgctggctgctgccactga
- the NAA40 gene encoding N-alpha-acetyltransferase 40 isoform X3, which translates to MGRKSGRAKEKKQRRLEERAAMAAVCAKVEAANKLRDPLEAFPVFKKYDRNGLDVSIECCRVSVLEPPTLDWAFELTKANMQSLYEQSEWGWKEREKRAELRDERSWFLLAREAAAARPVAFCSFRFDVECGDEVLYCYEVQLESRVRRRGLGKFLLQILQLVANSTQMKKVMLTVFKHNHGALQFFRDALQRFVCTG; encoded by the exons ATGGGG AGGAAGTCGGGCCGGGCCAAGGAGAAGAAGCAGCGGCGGCTGGAGGAGCGCGCGGCCATGGCAGCCGTGTGTGCCAAGGTGGAGGCGGCCAACAAG CTCCGGGATCCCCTCGAGGCCTTCCCGGTGTTCAAAAAGTACGACAGGAACGG GCTGGACGTGTCCATCGAGTGCTGCCGGGTGTCCGTTCTGGAGCCGCCCACGCTGGACTGGGCCTTTGAGCTGACCAAGGCCAACATGCAGAGCCT GTACGAGCAGAGCGAGTGGGGCTGGAAGGAGCGCGAGAAGCGGGCGGAGCTGCGGGACGAGCGCTCCTGGTTCCTGCTGGCccgcgaggcggcggcggcgcggccggTGGCGTTCTGCAGCTTCCGGTTCGACGTGGAGTGCGGGGACGAGGTGCTCTACTG TTACGAGGTGCAGCTGGAGAGCCGCGTGCGGCGCCGGGGGCTGGGCAAGTTCCTGCTGCAGATCCTGCAGCTCGTGGCCAACAG CACGCAGATGAAGAAGGTGATGCTGACGGTGTTCAAGCACAACCACGGAGCGCTGCAGTTCTTCAGGGACGCCCTGCA acgTTTTGTTTGTACGGGATAA
- the NAA40 gene encoding N-alpha-acetyltransferase 40 isoform X1 produces the protein MGRKSGRAKEKKQRRLEERAAMAAVCAKVEAANKLRDPLEAFPVFKKYDRNGLDVSIECCRVSVLEPPTLDWAFELTKANMQSLYEQSEWGWKEREKRAELRDERSWFLLAREAAAARPVAFCSFRFDVECGDEVLYCYEVQLESRVRRRGLGKFLLQILQLVANSTQMKKVMLTVFKHNHGALQFFRDALQFEVDASSPSVSGCCGDDSSYEILSRSTRFGEPHPGGGPCAGCCH, from the exons ATGGGG AGGAAGTCGGGCCGGGCCAAGGAGAAGAAGCAGCGGCGGCTGGAGGAGCGCGCGGCCATGGCAGCCGTGTGTGCCAAGGTGGAGGCGGCCAACAAG CTCCGGGATCCCCTCGAGGCCTTCCCGGTGTTCAAAAAGTACGACAGGAACGG GCTGGACGTGTCCATCGAGTGCTGCCGGGTGTCCGTTCTGGAGCCGCCCACGCTGGACTGGGCCTTTGAGCTGACCAAGGCCAACATGCAGAGCCT GTACGAGCAGAGCGAGTGGGGCTGGAAGGAGCGCGAGAAGCGGGCGGAGCTGCGGGACGAGCGCTCCTGGTTCCTGCTGGCccgcgaggcggcggcggcgcggccggTGGCGTTCTGCAGCTTCCGGTTCGACGTGGAGTGCGGGGACGAGGTGCTCTACTG TTACGAGGTGCAGCTGGAGAGCCGCGTGCGGCGCCGGGGGCTGGGCAAGTTCCTGCTGCAGATCCTGCAGCTCGTGGCCAACAG CACGCAGATGAAGAAGGTGATGCTGACGGTGTTCAAGCACAACCACGGAGCGCTGCAGTTCTTCAGGGACGCCCTGCA gTTCGAGGTGGACGCCTCCTCCCCGAGCGTCTCCGGCTGCTGCGGGGACGATTCCTCCTACGAGATCCTGAGCAGGAGCACCCGGTTCGGGGAGCCCCATCCCGGAGGGGGGCCCTGcgctggctgctgccactga
- the STX5 gene encoding LOW QUALITY PROTEIN: syntaxin-5 (The sequence of the model RefSeq protein was modified relative to this genomic sequence to represent the inferred CDS: inserted 2 bases in 1 codon), whose product MSCRDRTQEFLFACKSLQGRQVGGLQVGRAAPGPGRQRSEFSLMAKRIGKDLSNTFAKLEKLTLLAKRKSLFDDKSVEIEELTYIIRQDIGSLNSQIAQLQELLRARGGPGGRHLQSHSNSVVVALQSKLASMSNDFKSVLEVRTENLKQQRSRREHFSRAPXVSALAANNLSSPAVLEAEAPSGSVAIEMDARSSQQLQLLDEQDAYIQSRADAMLSIESTIVELGSIFQQLAHMVKEQEETIQRIDSSVEDAQLNVEAAHGEILKYFQSVSSNRWLLVKIFLILIVFFIVFVVFLA is encoded by the exons ATGTCGTGTCGCGACAGGACCCAGGAGTTCCTGTTCGCCTGCAAATCGCTGCAGGGACGGCAG GTCGGGGGGCTCCAggtgggcagagcagcccccgGGCCGGGGCGGCAGCGCAGCGAGTTCAGCCTGATGGCAAA GCGCATTGGGAAGGATCTCAGCAACACCTTCGCCAAACTGGAGAAGCTGACGCTGc TGGCCAAGCGCAAATCCCTGTTCGATGACAAATCGGTGGAGATCGAGGAGCTGACCTACATCATCCGCCAG GACATCGGCAGCCTGAACTCTCAGATCgcgcagctccaggagctgctgcgggcgcggggcggccccggcgggcGGCACCTCCAGAGCCACTCCAACAGCGTGGTGGTGGCGctgcag TCCAAGCTGGCCTCGATGTCCAACGACTTCAAATCCGTGCTGGAGGTGCGGACGGAG aaCCTGAAGCAGCAGCGCAGCCGTCGGGAGCATTTCTCGCGCGCCCC GGTCTCGGCCCTGGCTGCCAACAACCTCA GCAGCCCGGCCGTGCTCGAGGCCGAGGCGCCCTCGGGGTCCGTGGCCATTGAGATGGACGCCAGGAGCAGccaacagctgcagctgctggacgAGCAG GACGCGTACATCCAGAGCCGCGCCGACGCCATGCTCAGCATCGAGTCCACCATCGTGGAGCTCGGCTCCATCTTCCAGCAGCTGGCGCACATGGtcaaggagcaggaggagaccATCCAGAG GATCGACTCGAGCGTGGAGGACGCCCAGCTCAACGTCGAGGCCGCTCACGGCGAGATCCTCAAATATTTCCAGTCGGTCTCGTCCAACCGCTGGCTCCTGGTCAAGatcttcctcatcctcatcgTCTTCTTCATCGTCTTCGTCGTCTTCCTGGCCTGA
- the LOC141726369 gene encoding nuclear RNA export factor 1-like — protein sequence MRFKLLKHTRLNVVAFLNELPKTQHDVNSFVVDICAQTNTLLCFTVHGIFKEVDGKSRDSVRAFTRMFIAVPAGNSGLCIVNDELFVRGASPEELRKAFALPAPTPSSSPVPTLTAEQQEMLAAFAMQSGMNLEWSQKCLQDNDWDYSQAGQVFTQLKLEGKIPEVAFLK from the exons ATGCGCTTCAAGCTGCTGAAGCACACGCGGCTGAACGTGGTGGCGTTTCTGAACGAGCTGCCCAAAACCCAGCACGACGTCAATTCCTTCGTGGTGGACATCTGTGCCCAGACG AACACGCTGCTCTGCTTCACCGTCCACGGCATCTTCAAGGAAG TGGATGGGAAGTCGCGGGACTCAGTCCGGGCGTTCACGCGGATGTTCATCGCCGTGCCGGCCGGGAACAGCGG GCTGTGCATCGTGAACGACGAGCTGTTTGTGCGCGGTGCCAGCCCCGAGGAGCTGCGCAAAGCCTTCGCCCTGCCCGCGCCCACGCCCTCGTCCAGCCCCGTGCCCACCCTGACGGCCGagcagcaggagatgctggCGGCCTTCGCCATGCAGTCGGGCATGAACCTCGAGTGGTCCCAGAA GTGCCTCCAGGACAACGACTGGGATTACAGCCAGGCCGGCCAGGTCTTCACCCAGCTCAAG ctgGAAGGGAAGATTCCGGAAGTCGCTTTTCTCAAGTGA
- the TMEM223 gene encoding transmembrane protein 223 translates to MAARAALEVAAAAAARDVVLYEHDRSRFFRLAGLFCASQGIFWAYLAHYAFTALRPVPGPAAGTGADDPLRPRDNKWRFGFTASCLTVGSLTVAAGWLLPLRSVARLTLLRGGTAVSIGTPGPLGIGHRTFTVPLRDVSGAAHRSEAAAAVPIRVRGRPFFFLMDKRGKLREPRLFDVTVGAARKW, encoded by the exons ATGGCGGCGCGGGCGGCGCTGgaggtggcggcggcggcggcggcgcgggacGTGGTTCTGTACGAGCACGACCGGAGCCGCTTCTTCCGCCTCGCGGGGCTCTTCTGCGCCAGCCAAGGGATCTTCTGGGCTTACCTGGCTCATTACGCCTTCACGGCGCTGCGCCCGGTTCCCGGTCCTGCTGCCGGTACCGGGGCCGATGACCCGCTGAGACCCCGCGACAACAAGTGGCGCTTTGGGTTCACGGCGTCCTGCCTGACCGTCG GCTCGCTGACGGTGGCCGCGGGCTGGCTGCTGCCGCTGCGCTCGGTGGCGCGGCTGACGctgctgcggggcggcaccgccgTGAGCATCGGGACGCCGGGGCCGCTCGGTATCGGGCACCGAACGTTCACGGTGCCGCTCCGGGACGTGTCCGGTGCCGCCCACCGGAGCGAGGCCGCGGCCGCGGTGCCCATCCGGGTGCGGGGCCGCCCGTTCTTCTTCCTGATGGACAAACGGGGAAAGCTCCGGGAGCCGCGGTTGTTCGACGTTACCGTGGGGGCGGCCAGGAAATGGTAG